From a single Populus nigra chromosome 18, ddPopNigr1.1, whole genome shotgun sequence genomic region:
- the LOC133678155 gene encoding uncharacterized protein LOC133678155 isoform X1: protein MRRLGHVRSLYKALSLLLTILLLSTYPPPACLSLSFQQVKRAEQMGRPEADSSSYETDQPQEHHCEQTSEATQTQDDFSSHAYATNYNDSSQRDHYGSQYADTPANNPQDQQPPPPPPPQQQQQQQYNPPQANQGYGGQPAQPSQFPPQGPQTNPMYSNGPTRPAPYPPQGPQTNPTQPAPYPPQGQQTFQTQPAPYPPQGQQTFQTQPAPYPPQNPMKPAAYPPQGPQTFPNQPAQFPPQSPQTFPNQPAQFPPQSPQTNPQFPNQGPQEMPQAFPPQAFQNAYQAPQPQVAQFPPKSPAPGIPMQVMNQQQQGWTTGIFDCMDDPTNALITALFPCVTFGQVAEIVDNGQTTCGTNGMIYGTVAFCIAMPCIVSCGYRSKLRAKYGLIEDPAPDWLTHCLFEWCALCQEYRELNNRGLDPSIGWQGNLARQNMMQAQVGMVPPMNQRMMP from the exons ATGCGAAGACTTGGACACGTACGTAGCCTTTATAAAGCTCTCTCCCTATTGCTAACCATCTTGCTATTATCAACATACCCCCCTCCTGCCTGCCTCTCCCTTTCTTTTCAGCAAGTAAAGAGAGCAGAGCAAATGGGACGTCCTGAAGCAGATTCTTCTTCGTATGAAACTGATCAGCCACAGGAACACCATTGCGAGCAGACATCAGAAGCTACACAAACTCAAGATGATTTCTCTTCGCATGCATATGCAACTAACTATAATGATTCAAGCCAACGAGATCATTACGGATCCCAGTACGCGGACACACCCGCAAATAACCCCCAGGATCAACAACCACcgccaccacctcctcctcagcagcagcagcagcagcagtacAACCCGCCACAAGCTAATCAGGGATATGGGGGCCAACCAGCCCAGCCCTCACAGTTCCCGCCCCAAGGCCCACAAACCAATCCGATGTACTCAAATGGTCCCACTCGGCCTGCACCATATCCACCACAAGGACCACAAACAAATCCAACTCAGCCCGCACCATACCCACCTCAGGGCCAACAAACGTTTCAAACTCAGCCCGCACCATACCCACCTCAGGGCCAACAAACGTTTCAAACTCAGCCCGCACCATACCCACCTCAGAACCCAATGAAGCCTGCAGCATACCCACCGCAAGGCCCACAAACATTTCCAAATCAGCCTGCTCAGTTCCCACCGCAAAGCCCACAAACATTTCCAAATCAGCCAGCTCAGTTCCCACCGCAAAGCCCACAAACTAACCCTCAATTCCCAAACCAAGGCCCTCAAGAAATGCCCCAGGCATTTCCACCACAGGCCTTTCAAAATGCTTACCAAGCCCCTCAGCCTCAGGTAGCTCAATTCCCTCCAAAAAGTCCGGCACCTGGAATCCCAATGCAAGTCATGAATCAACAACAGCAGGGATGGACAACTGGGATATTTGACTGCATGGATGATCCAACAAATG CTCTCATAACAGCTTTGTTTCCATGCGTGACATTTGGTCAGGTCGCAGAAATTGTTGACAATGGCCAGACGA CATGCGGGACAAATGGAATGATCTATGGTACGGTGGCCTTCTGCATTGCCATGCCGTGCATAGTATCTTGCGGTTACCGCTCCAAGCTTAGAGCCAAGTACGGACTCATCGAGGACCCAGCACCGGACTGGCTCACTCACTGCCTTTTTGAATGGTGTGCTCTTTGTCAAGAATATAGAGAGCTTAATAACAGAGGCCTGGATCCTTCCATTG GATGGCAGGGAAATTTAGCGAGGCAGAATATGATGCAGGCTCAAGTTGGTATGGTGCCTCCAATGAACCAAAGAATGATGCCTTGA
- the LOC133678155 gene encoding uncharacterized protein LOC133678155 isoform X2: MRRLGHVRSLYKALSLLLTILLLSTYPPPACLSLSFQQVKRAEQMGRPEADSSSYETDQPQEHHCEQTSEATQTQDDFSSHAYATNYNDSSQRDHYGSQYADTPANNPQDQQPPPPPPPQQQQQQQYNPPQANQGYGGQPAQPSQFPPQGPQTNPMYSNGPTRPAPYPPQGPQTNPTQPAPYPPQGQQTFQTQPAPYPPQNPMKPAAYPPQGPQTFPNQPAQFPPQSPQTFPNQPAQFPPQSPQTNPQFPNQGPQEMPQAFPPQAFQNAYQAPQPQVAQFPPKSPAPGIPMQVMNQQQQGWTTGIFDCMDDPTNALITALFPCVTFGQVAEIVDNGQTTCGTNGMIYGTVAFCIAMPCIVSCGYRSKLRAKYGLIEDPAPDWLTHCLFEWCALCQEYRELNNRGLDPSIGWQGNLARQNMMQAQVGMVPPMNQRMMP, encoded by the exons ATGCGAAGACTTGGACACGTACGTAGCCTTTATAAAGCTCTCTCCCTATTGCTAACCATCTTGCTATTATCAACATACCCCCCTCCTGCCTGCCTCTCCCTTTCTTTTCAGCAAGTAAAGAGAGCAGAGCAAATGGGACGTCCTGAAGCAGATTCTTCTTCGTATGAAACTGATCAGCCACAGGAACACCATTGCGAGCAGACATCAGAAGCTACACAAACTCAAGATGATTTCTCTTCGCATGCATATGCAACTAACTATAATGATTCAAGCCAACGAGATCATTACGGATCCCAGTACGCGGACACACCCGCAAATAACCCCCAGGATCAACAACCACcgccaccacctcctcctcagcagcagcagcagcagcagtacAACCCGCCACAAGCTAATCAGGGATATGGGGGCCAACCAGCCCAGCCCTCACAGTTCCCGCCCCAAGGCCCACAAACCAATCCGATGTACTCAAATGGTCCCACTCGGCCTGCACCATATCCACCACAAGGACCACAAACAAATCCAACTCAGCCCGCACCATACCCACCTCAGGGCCAACAAACGTTTCAAACTCAGCCCGCACCATACCCAC CTCAGAACCCAATGAAGCCTGCAGCATACCCACCGCAAGGCCCACAAACATTTCCAAATCAGCCTGCTCAGTTCCCACCGCAAAGCCCACAAACATTTCCAAATCAGCCAGCTCAGTTCCCACCGCAAAGCCCACAAACTAACCCTCAATTCCCAAACCAAGGCCCTCAAGAAATGCCCCAGGCATTTCCACCACAGGCCTTTCAAAATGCTTACCAAGCCCCTCAGCCTCAGGTAGCTCAATTCCCTCCAAAAAGTCCGGCACCTGGAATCCCAATGCAAGTCATGAATCAACAACAGCAGGGATGGACAACTGGGATATTTGACTGCATGGATGATCCAACAAATG CTCTCATAACAGCTTTGTTTCCATGCGTGACATTTGGTCAGGTCGCAGAAATTGTTGACAATGGCCAGACGA CATGCGGGACAAATGGAATGATCTATGGTACGGTGGCCTTCTGCATTGCCATGCCGTGCATAGTATCTTGCGGTTACCGCTCCAAGCTTAGAGCCAAGTACGGACTCATCGAGGACCCAGCACCGGACTGGCTCACTCACTGCCTTTTTGAATGGTGTGCTCTTTGTCAAGAATATAGAGAGCTTAATAACAGAGGCCTGGATCCTTCCATTG GATGGCAGGGAAATTTAGCGAGGCAGAATATGATGCAGGCTCAAGTTGGTATGGTGCCTCCAATGAACCAAAGAATGATGCCTTGA